CGGGCGATCCCGCGCGGGATTCAGCCACAGTTCGAGAGAGGACTTCCGACCGGTCCGATCCGCGGTGCGGTAGAGCAGCGCGCTGCCGTCCTCAGGGGTGTAGGCGTCCACCGCGTCCGGCAGGCCGAGTTCGGCTCCCGAGCGCAGCAGAGCGCGGTCCACCGGGGTCTGCTCCGACTCCGTGGAGCGGGTGAGCGTCGGCTTCAGCTGGGCGAACCAGGGCTGCACCTGATCCCACGACCACCAGCGCAGGCCGTACCGCTCGGCGTAGTTGTCGTAGTCGAGCGGCAGCCCCGGGAGCGCCAGCATCGCGTTCGTCGAGGCCGATCCGCCCACCCCGCGGCCGCGCTGGTACAGCTTCGCCACCCCGCCCACCGTCTTCGAGGCGAGCAGATCGGGGTAGAAGGCGTCGCGATGCCCCAGCGCGTCGATCCAGTTCACCGACTGGAGCGCAGGATCGTGCCCGTTGTCCGGGCCGGCCTCCAGCAGGATCACCCGCCGGTCGGCGTCCTCCGACAGGCGCGCCGCGGCGGTGCACCCGGCGGTCCCGGCGCCGACGATGATGACCGTCTCTCCCATATTCACTCCCTCACTCGGTTCGTCGGTCGTCTACTGCGTCGGCGGGACGAAGAAGTCGCTGTTCATCACCATCAAGTCGTCGCGACTGAGGTCGTGGATCGAGCTCTTGCCGATGCCGAACATCGTCTCGCGGATGCCGTTCCGGAGAATATCGAGCACCTGGTACACGCCCTCCTCGCCCGACACCGCGAGGCCGTACAGGTACGCCCGACCGACGAACACCGCCTTGGCACCGAGGGCGAGGGTCTTCACGACATCGGATCCGCGGCGCACACCGCCGTCGGCCATCACGTCGATCTGGTCGCCCACGGCGTCCACGATGTAGGGGAGATAGCGCAGCGGCGACGGGCTGCCGTCAATGTTGTTTCCGCCGTGGTTCGAGACGGAGATGGCGTCGGCACCGAGGTCGACCGCCAGTTTGGCGTCGCGAATCGTGTTGATCCCCTTCACCATGAACTGTCCGCCCCAGAGATCACGGATCCACTTGATGTCGTCCCAGGTCGGGGCGGGCGTCCGTTCGAACTCCGCCCAGCCCACCCCGAACGTGGGGATGTCCGTCTTGTCGCGACCCCACAGGTTCGGTACCTTCACGTCCGGGATCCGGCCGTTGCGGAGGAAGTTCGAGAGGTAGCGCGGGCGGGCGAGCATCGACGGCCCGAACTGCATCATCGTCTTGAGGTCGATCTTCGACGGCGGCGCCGGGGGCACTCCCCAGTCACGGCGCGGGGTGTGCGACCAGTCGAGCGTCACGATGAGGGCCTTCGCCCCCTGCTCCTTCGCGTCGAGCACCCGCTTCTCGATCTGCTCCTTCGTCCCCACCCAGTAGAGCTGGAAGAAGACGTTCGAGTTCACCTCGAGCAGATCGGCGAGCGGATCGGTCGCCCAGGAGCTCAGGCCCATCGCGGTGCCGTGCCGCTCGGCGGCGCGGGCCGCGGCGACCTCTCCGCCGGGGTGCACGGCCTGCGCACCCACCGGCGAGACGATGACCGGGAAGTCGAGGTCCGCGCCGAGGATCCGGGTGCGCATGTCGAAGGTCGTGGGGCGATCGAAGATCGTCGGTGAGAACCCGAGTTCGCGGAACGCCTGCTCGTTGTCGGCAGGCGTCAGTCCCTGCTCGTTCCCCGCTTTGATCGCCAGCCAGACCGGCTTCGGCAGCCGGCGCTGCGCCATCCGCTCCGCTTCCGCGAGGTTCTTGAACGGGACTCGAGTCTTCATGTCGCTCCATCTCCATTGATCTGGTGGTCTCCCCCGGCACTGCCGGACCGGAATCCTGCTACCCTGCCGCGTCTCGGATCCGGATCTAATCCACGTTAGATTTCGGGGGTACATTGACCACTATCTACGATTAGTTAGAATATTTCAAGACGAACATTTAGAGTAAATGTATCTGAAATGTAACGATCGATAAACCTCGGAGCGCACCGGCGCATCCGATCGCAACGATGGAGTTGGAAATGCCGCCCACAGAATTCCGCCGCCCCACCCCTGCCCAGGACGAGACCCCCTACGCCACCGCCCTCGACGCCCATGCGCGCCGGGACACCCTCAACCTCATGGTCCCGGGTCACGGCGCCACGACCGACGGGCTCGCGGCCGAACTCGCCGAGTTCTGCGGCGAGCGCGCGCTCGCCATGGACATCCCGCCACTGATCGACGGCATCGACGTCGGCCCGGCGTCCCCCCTGGTGCAGGCGACGCGCCTCGCCGCACATGCGTGGGGCGCACGGCGCACCTGGTTCCTCGCGAACGGCGCATCCCAGGCGAATCGCATGGCGACGCTCGCGGTGGCCAGCCTCGGCATGGGCGGCACCGTCGTCGCGCAGCGGAGCGCGCATTCGAGCTTCATCGACGGCGTGCTCATCGGAGATCTCACGCCCCGGTTCGTGCTGCCGAGCATCGATCAGGACCGCGGGATCAACCACGGCGTCACCGCTGAGGCGCTCGACGCCGAGCTCCGTGCCGCTCGGGCCGATCGTGCGGAGGTCGCCGCGGTCTACATCATCTCTCCCAGCTACTTCGGGGCCGTCGCAGACATCCCAGCGCTCGCCCGAGTCGCGCACGAGCACGGCGTCCCCTTGATCGTCGACGGGGCCTGGGGATCGCACTTCGGCTTTCACCCGGAGCTGCCCGAGTCGCCCACGCGACTGGGGGCCGACCTCACCGTCTCCAGCACGCACAAACTCGGCGGGAGTCTGACGCAGTCGGCCATGCTGCACCTCTCCGACGGTCCCTACGCCGACGCTCTCGAACCGCTGCTCGAGCGCGCCTACATGCTCACCCAGTCGACGAGCGCGAGCGCGCTTCTGCTCGGCTCCCTGGACGTGGCGCGGCACGCCCTGACGCAGGGCACCGACGCTATCGGCGCCACGATCGCGCACCTCTCGGCGTTCCGGGAGCGCCTCCGCGCGGACGGCCGGTTCCCGATCATCTCGGACGGCTTCGGCGCCTTCCCGGACATCGTCGCGCACGATCCCCTGCGTGTCTCCATCGACGTCGCGAGCACCGGGCTCACCGGCCACCGGGTGCGCGACCTCCTCGGCTCCGAGTTCGGCATCTTCCTCGAGATCTCGACCGTGCACGCGATCGTGGTCTTCGTCGGGCCCGGCAAACTCCCCGACCTCACGCGGCTCGAGCGGGCGCTCGGCGCCATCGCAGACCGCGCTGCGGCCGCGTCCGACGCGACAGCGGCGGCGGCAGCGGAGCACGGGGCACCCCTCGCCATTCCCGAGCTGCCGTCGCCCGGGCCACTGTCCATGCGCCCGCGCAGTGCCTACTTCGCGCGCCACGAGACCGTCGATGCGGCCGAGGCCATCGGCCGCATCTCGGCGGACTCCCTGGCGGCGTATCCTCCGGGGATCCCGAACGTCATTCCCGGCGAGGAGATCACGGCGGCCACCGTCGGGTTCCTGCAGGCCGTGGCGGCCTCGCCGATCGGTTACGTGCGCGGAGCACTCGACGCGGCGGTGTCCCGCTTCCGCGTCGTCGCCCGCTCCGACGACGACGGGGTCTGAGTTCCGGCACGCGAGCGGATGAGCGCGCTCCGGTCTGCGGCTCGTGACAGGCTGGACGTGATCCGGCGCGCTCGATCCCACCCCCGTGCCGCGCCCGACCCGACGCACGCAGCACTGGAGGACCGCATGCCCGAACCCATCGCCGGCGTCGAGTATCTGGCTGCCCCTGACGGCCTGCCCGCCTTCGCGCAGGCGAACGGCCTCGTGTACACCCCGACAGCGGCTCCCCCGGCGCTCGGCGCGGGACTGTGGGAGCAGGCGTCGAACGGCACCGTGCGTGATCGGGTGAGCGGGCCCGGGTGGGAAGCCGGGCGGATCACCGGCGGCAACCGATCCGCCTCGCGCACGGAGCAGCGCGGCGGATGGACCGTCACCACCTCGGTGAGCGTCTCCACGCCGGAGCGCAGCATCGAGCTCGGCTACCTGGCGATCACCCTGCCGCGGCGGCTCCCCCAGATGATCCTCGACGCACGGTCCAACGACCGCGGGCCGTTCTCGAGTCTCCTGCACCGACCCCGGGGCGATCAGGTGCTCTCGCTCGAGGGTGACTTCGACCGTCACTTCCGCCTCTACGTACCGACCGGCTACGAGCGCGACGCGCTGTACGTCTTCACCCCCGACCTCATGGCCCTGTGCATCGACGAGACTGGCGACCTCGATATCGAGATCCGGGACGACCAGCTCATCGTGACGAAACCCGGCGGATTCGATCTGCACGCCCTCGCCACCTGGCAGCGCTTCGCGCACATCCGCGAGACCGTGGGTCGGCTGGCCTGGAACCAGACCGATCGCTACGTCGACGATCGAGCGCAGCCGCCCCGGCTGGGGTTCGACGCCGCCGGCCCGGGCGAGGTCGCGGCGGGCGGGCAGCGCCTGCGCAAGCGGGTGCCGCGGATCGTCTGGGTTGTGGTGGGCACCTTCGCCACGGTGCTGCTCGTGATCGGCGGGGTCGCGGCGGTCATCCTGTCGCAGATCTTCCTCCGCTGATCCCGGCCTGCTGGTGCAGGACCGCAGCACCCCGGCATCACCGACCCCGCATCCACGTCCACCGCCCAGCCGAACATGGCAGAGTGGACCCACGGACCGAACCGGAGGACCACGTGAAGATCGCCGCAGCATTCCTGGCCGACGCCGCGAACGTCCGCGAGGGCACCCTCGGGGTGCTCTCGGGCTTCATCAATACGATCAATCGTGACACCTACCCCGCCCCGCTCGGCGCCACGCTCGTGGTCGTCGTGGAGTACGACGAGAACGAGGCGCGGCGGGGCGATCCCGAGCGCACCTTCCGCGCCCGCTGCGAGCCCTCCGTCGGCGGCGCCGAGGTCTTCAGCCTCGAGGGCACGTTCAGCCTCGGCGGGGGCAATGACAGCTTCGGGTACATCCCGATGGTGTTCGCCCTCGCCGACGCGCAGGTGCCGATGCCCGGCAGCTACCGGATCATCTTCGAGGGCACCGGGCTCGCGCGGGTCGACGTGCGCTTCTACGCGAATGCGACCTCCCTGCCCGACTTCGACGAGTGATCGGGGCGCGTGCGCTCGGGTGGTGACCGGGGCGCGAGCGGCACCCCGTGAGAGACTGGTCGAATGACTGCTCTGCCGCGCCTCGTCGCGTTCGACCTCGACGACACCCTGGCCCCCTCGAAGTCCGCGGTCGACCCGCGAATGCTCCGCGCCTTCGCCGCACTGCTCGACCGCACCACCGTCGCCGTGATCTCCGGCGGCAACTTCGAGCAGTTCGAGACGCAGCTCGTCTCTCGACTCGACGGCATCGACGAGGCGTCGCTCGAACGCCTGCACCTGCTGCCGACGT
Above is a genomic segment from Leucobacter rhizosphaerae containing:
- the mftD gene encoding pre-mycofactocin synthase MftD (MftD, an enzyme found in the mycofactocin biosynthesis locus, performs an oxidative deamination of 3-amino-5-[(p-hydroxyphenyl)methyl]-4,4-dimethyl-2-pyrrolidinone (AHDP). The resulting compound, now called pre-mycofactocin (PMFT), is a biologically active redox cofactor that can oxidize the non-exchangeable NADH of TIGR03971 family SDR-type oxidoreductases.); protein product: MKTRVPFKNLAEAERMAQRRLPKPVWLAIKAGNEQGLTPADNEQAFRELGFSPTIFDRPTTFDMRTRILGADLDFPVIVSPVGAQAVHPGGEVAAARAAERHGTAMGLSSWATDPLADLLEVNSNVFFQLYWVGTKEQIEKRVLDAKEQGAKALIVTLDWSHTPRRDWGVPPAPPSKIDLKTMMQFGPSMLARPRYLSNFLRNGRIPDVKVPNLWGRDKTDIPTFGVGWAEFERTPAPTWDDIKWIRDLWGGQFMVKGINTIRDAKLAVDLGADAISVSNHGGNNIDGSPSPLRYLPYIVDAVGDQIDVMADGGVRRGSDVVKTLALGAKAVFVGRAYLYGLAVSGEEGVYQVLDILRNGIRETMFGIGKSSIHDLSRDDLMVMNSDFFVPPTQ
- a CDS encoding aminotransferase class I/II-fold pyridoxal phosphate-dependent enzyme, with product MPPTEFRRPTPAQDETPYATALDAHARRDTLNLMVPGHGATTDGLAAELAEFCGERALAMDIPPLIDGIDVGPASPLVQATRLAAHAWGARRTWFLANGASQANRMATLAVASLGMGGTVVAQRSAHSSFIDGVLIGDLTPRFVLPSIDQDRGINHGVTAEALDAELRAARADRAEVAAVYIISPSYFGAVADIPALARVAHEHGVPLIVDGAWGSHFGFHPELPESPTRLGADLTVSSTHKLGGSLTQSAMLHLSDGPYADALEPLLERAYMLTQSTSASALLLGSLDVARHALTQGTDAIGATIAHLSAFRERLRADGRFPIISDGFGAFPDIVAHDPLRVSIDVASTGLTGHRVRDLLGSEFGIFLEISTVHAIVVFVGPGKLPDLTRLERALGAIADRAAAASDATAAAAAEHGAPLAIPELPSPGPLSMRPRSAYFARHETVDAAEAIGRISADSLAAYPPGIPNVIPGEEITAATVGFLQAVAASPIGYVRGALDAAVSRFRVVARSDDDGV
- a CDS encoding DUF6941 family protein, with product MKIAAAFLADAANVREGTLGVLSGFINTINRDTYPAPLGATLVVVVEYDENEARRGDPERTFRARCEPSVGGAEVFSLEGTFSLGGGNDSFGYIPMVFALADAQVPMPGSYRIIFEGTGLARVDVRFYANATSLPDFDE